One Saccharopolyspora erythraea NRRL 2338 genomic region harbors:
- the purF gene encoding amidophosphoribosyltransferase — translation MSPATQPSASSAADQLESDVPREECGVFGVWAPGEEVAKLTFYGLFALQHRGQEAAGIAVGDGSQVLVYKDLGLVSQVFNEQVLASLRGHVAVGHARYSTTGGGSWENAQPTFRTTATGSGLALGHNGNLVNTAELRERVVAEGVDSSANTSSPANGCDRATSDSDLVCGLLAAHAADKGIEQAAMELFPTVRGAFSMVFADESTLYAARDPQGVRPLVLGRLERGWVVASETAALDIVGASFVREVEPGELLAIDAEGLRSSHFANPKPKGCVFEYVYLARPDTTISGRSVHSTRVEIGRKLAAEHPVEADLVIPVPESGTPAAIGYAQASGIPYGNGLVKNAYVGRTFIQPSQTIRQLGIRLKLNPLREVIRGKRLVVVDDSIVRGNTQRALVRMLREAGAIEVHVRIASPPVKWPCFYGIDFASRAELIANGLDLDGVRRSIGADSLGHVSLDGLIAATEQPRTRLCAACFDGEYPIPLPEDAKIGKYLLEGMGDRGVSGPAEPVQPAGYGAADALRRP, via the coding sequence ATTTCCCCGGCAACTCAGCCGTCGGCGTCATCGGCAGCCGACCAGCTGGAGAGCGACGTCCCGCGCGAGGAGTGCGGCGTGTTCGGCGTGTGGGCGCCGGGCGAGGAAGTCGCCAAACTGACCTTCTACGGACTGTTCGCCCTCCAGCACCGCGGCCAGGAGGCGGCGGGCATCGCCGTCGGCGACGGCTCGCAGGTGCTGGTCTACAAGGATCTCGGCCTGGTCAGCCAGGTGTTCAACGAGCAGGTGCTGGCCTCGCTGCGCGGCCACGTCGCCGTCGGGCACGCCCGCTATTCCACCACCGGCGGCGGATCCTGGGAGAACGCGCAGCCCACCTTCCGCACCACCGCCACCGGCAGCGGCCTGGCGCTGGGCCACAACGGCAACCTGGTCAACACCGCCGAGCTGCGGGAGCGCGTGGTCGCCGAGGGCGTGGACTCCTCGGCGAACACCTCCTCGCCCGCCAACGGCTGCGACCGCGCCACCAGCGACTCCGACCTGGTGTGCGGGCTGCTCGCCGCGCACGCCGCGGACAAGGGCATCGAGCAGGCGGCGATGGAGCTGTTCCCGACCGTGCGCGGGGCGTTCTCGATGGTCTTCGCCGACGAGTCGACCCTCTACGCCGCCCGCGACCCGCAGGGCGTGCGCCCGCTGGTGCTCGGCAGGCTCGAGCGCGGCTGGGTCGTGGCCAGCGAGACGGCGGCGCTGGACATAGTGGGCGCCTCCTTCGTGCGCGAGGTCGAGCCTGGCGAGCTGCTGGCGATCGACGCCGAGGGCCTGCGCTCCTCGCACTTCGCCAACCCGAAACCCAAGGGCTGCGTCTTCGAGTACGTCTACCTGGCCCGGCCCGACACCACGATCTCCGGCCGGTCCGTGCACAGCACCCGCGTCGAGATCGGCCGCAAGCTCGCCGCCGAGCACCCGGTCGAGGCCGACCTGGTCATCCCGGTCCCGGAGTCCGGCACGCCCGCCGCGATCGGCTACGCGCAGGCCTCCGGCATCCCCTACGGCAACGGGCTGGTCAAGAACGCCTACGTCGGGCGGACCTTCATCCAGCCGTCGCAGACCATCCGCCAGCTCGGCATCCGGCTGAAGCTGAACCCGCTGCGCGAGGTCATCCGCGGCAAGCGGCTGGTCGTGGTCGACGACTCCATCGTGCGCGGCAACACCCAGCGCGCCCTGGTTCGGATGCTGCGCGAGGCGGGCGCCATCGAGGTGCACGTCCGAATCGCTTCGCCGCCGGTCAAGTGGCCCTGCTTCTACGGCATCGACTTCGCCTCCCGCGCGGAGCTGATCGCCAACGGGCTCGACCTCGACGGCGTGCGTCGCTCGATCGGGGCGGACAGCCTCGGTCACGTGTCGCTCGATGGGTTGATCGCGGCGACCGAGCAGCCGCGCACCCGGCTGTGCGCGGCGTGCTTCGACGGCGAGTACCCGATCCCGCTGCCCGAGGACGCCAAGATCGGCAAGTACCTCCTGGAAGGCATGGGCGACAGGGGCGTCTCCGGGCCGGCCGAGCCGGTCCAGCCCGCGGGCTACGGGGCGGCCGACGCCCTGCGCCGGCCCTGA
- a CDS encoding class I SAM-dependent methyltransferase, with protein MTDQYDVLGETYEQVKRIPIGLAEVATLMAAVPPLAGKSVLDVGCGTGFYPRLFRRAGAEVLGVDSAEEMIAHARRVESAEPLGVRYDHVDASELPVLGTFDVVTAIWLIGYAPGMAALEHMLSRLAANVRPGGDLVLLYPNPHPDWDGLANYSRYGLTCTPIGEADGRIRTTVRVEVEPPFEFESFFWPPGVVESSLERVGFTNLHRQETVVPPAELEARGPEFWEALLANPTFAVLRAQLTGGATQRAG; from the coding sequence ATGACGGATCAGTACGACGTTCTCGGCGAAACCTACGAACAGGTCAAGCGGATTCCGATCGGCTTGGCCGAGGTTGCCACGCTCATGGCGGCCGTGCCGCCGCTCGCCGGGAAGTCGGTGCTGGACGTCGGATGTGGCACCGGCTTCTACCCGCGCTTGTTCCGCCGCGCCGGCGCGGAGGTGCTGGGGGTGGACTCGGCGGAGGAGATGATCGCGCACGCTCGACGCGTCGAGAGCGCCGAACCGCTCGGCGTGCGGTACGACCACGTCGACGCCTCGGAACTGCCGGTGCTCGGAACCTTCGACGTGGTCACCGCGATATGGCTCATCGGCTACGCCCCCGGGATGGCCGCGCTGGAGCACATGCTGTCGCGCCTCGCCGCCAACGTCCGGCCCGGCGGCGACCTGGTCCTGCTGTACCCCAACCCGCATCCGGACTGGGACGGACTCGCCAACTACTCCCGCTACGGGCTGACCTGCACGCCCATCGGGGAAGCGGACGGCCGGATCCGCACCACGGTGAGGGTGGAGGTCGAGCCACCGTTCGAGTTCGAGTCCTTCTTCTGGCCACCGGGCGTGGTCGAGTCCTCGCTGGAGCGGGTGGGATTCACCAACCTGCACCGCCAGGAGACCGTCGTTCCCCCGGCAGAGCTGGAAGCGCGTGGGCCGGAGTTCTGGGAAGCACTGCTCGCCAACCCGACCTTCGCGGTCCTGCGAGCACAGCTCACGGGCGGTGCGACGCAGCGAGCTGGTTGA
- a CDS encoding DUF397 domain-containing protein, producing MKATDLPGASWRKSSRSGDNFNCVEVARSGSVVGIRDSKDPGGDVLAVSASAFRSFVAGLRSGRVR from the coding sequence GTGAAGGCCACTGACCTGCCCGGAGCCTCATGGCGGAAATCGAGCCGCAGCGGGGACAACTTCAACTGCGTGGAGGTCGCCCGTTCCGGCTCCGTCGTCGGGATCCGGGACTCCAAGGATCCCGGAGGCGACGTCCTCGCCGTTTCCGCCTCCGCTTTCCGCTCGTTCGTCGCCGGGCTGCGCTCCGGGCGGGTCCGCTGA
- the purM gene encoding phosphoribosylformylglycinamidine cyclo-ligase, whose protein sequence is MSEDLLSGSSVNNEQPSATYAAAGVSIEAGDQAVELIKPWAQRATRPEVLGSLGGFAGLFQLKLDRWKEPVLASSTDGVGTKLAVAQALDLHDTIGIDLVAMVVDDLVVCGAEPLFLQDYIAVGKVVPERVAAVVKGISEGCVQAGCALLGGETAEHPGLMGEGEYDVSATGVGVVEADSMLGPDRVRPGDVVIAMGSSGLHSNGYSLARKVLLDIARMPLSGHVEEFGRTLGEELLEPTRIYAKDCLALAAEAEVRTFAHVTGGGLAANLARVVPEGLTAVLDRGTWTPDPVFRLIAQRGRVDTAEMEQTFNMGVGMVAVVTAEDVDRALAVLTARHVPAWVLGEVAKQPTVEEAGEHDRVVLRGNHPRF, encoded by the coding sequence GTGTCCGAAGACCTGTTGTCGGGGTCGAGCGTGAACAACGAGCAACCGTCCGCCACCTACGCCGCGGCGGGCGTGAGCATCGAGGCGGGGGACCAGGCCGTCGAGCTGATCAAGCCCTGGGCCCAGCGCGCGACCCGGCCCGAGGTGCTGGGCTCGCTCGGCGGCTTCGCCGGGCTCTTCCAGCTCAAGCTGGACCGCTGGAAGGAGCCCGTGCTGGCCTCCTCCACCGACGGCGTGGGCACCAAGCTCGCCGTCGCCCAGGCGCTCGACCTGCACGACACCATCGGCATCGACCTGGTGGCGATGGTCGTCGACGACCTGGTCGTCTGCGGCGCCGAGCCGCTGTTCCTGCAGGACTACATCGCCGTCGGCAAGGTGGTGCCGGAGCGGGTCGCGGCCGTGGTCAAGGGCATCTCGGAGGGCTGCGTGCAGGCCGGCTGCGCGCTGCTGGGCGGCGAGACCGCCGAGCACCCCGGGCTGATGGGCGAGGGCGAGTACGACGTGTCGGCGACCGGCGTCGGCGTGGTCGAGGCCGACTCGATGCTCGGCCCGGACCGGGTGCGCCCCGGCGACGTGGTGATCGCGATGGGCTCCTCCGGCCTGCACTCCAACGGGTACTCGCTGGCCAGGAAGGTCCTGCTGGACATCGCGCGGATGCCGCTGTCCGGGCACGTCGAGGAGTTCGGCCGCACGCTCGGCGAGGAGCTGCTCGAACCCACCCGCATCTACGCCAAGGACTGCCTCGCCCTGGCCGCCGAGGCCGAGGTCCGCACGTTCGCGCACGTCACCGGTGGTGGCCTGGCCGCGAACCTCGCCCGGGTCGTCCCGGAGGGCCTGACGGCCGTGCTCGACCGCGGCACCTGGACGCCGGACCCGGTGTTCCGGCTGATCGCCCAGCGCGGCCGGGTCGACACCGCGGAGATGGAGCAGACGTTCAACATGGGCGTCGGCATGGTCGCCGTGGTCACCGCCGAGGACGTCGACCGCGCGCTGGCGGTGCTCACCGCCCGCCACGTCCCCGCGTGGGTGCTGGGCGAGGTCGCCAAGCAGCCGACGGTCGAGGAGGCCGGCGAGCACGACCGCGTCGTCCTGCGCGGCAACCACCCCCGGTTCTGA
- a CDS encoding sterol carrier family protein, which produces MSKRRAVDPRELRAAVIAVRAWLADEEEPKPPRTDLAAAVRLSLRTLEQVAPGRSVEVRVPPFAAVQCVEGPQHTRGTPPNVVETDARTWLLLATGRLTWSDALDSGRLTASGSRADVSQWLPLVSADQGP; this is translated from the coding sequence ATGTCCAAGCGTCGAGCCGTCGATCCCCGGGAACTCCGCGCTGCCGTGATCGCGGTGCGTGCGTGGCTGGCCGACGAGGAGGAGCCGAAGCCGCCGCGGACCGATCTCGCCGCCGCGGTTCGCCTCAGCCTGCGGACGTTGGAGCAGGTCGCGCCCGGTCGTAGCGTCGAGGTGCGGGTGCCGCCGTTCGCGGCGGTCCAGTGCGTGGAGGGGCCGCAGCACACTCGCGGCACCCCGCCGAACGTCGTCGAGACCGACGCCCGGACCTGGCTGCTGCTCGCCACCGGCCGTCTGACCTGGTCCGATGCGCTCGACTCCGGAAGGCTCACCGCGTCGGGCTCCCGCGCGGACGTCTCGCAGTGGCTCCCCCTGGTCAGCGCCGATCAGGGACCGTGA